A genomic stretch from Barnesiella intestinihominis YIT 11860 includes:
- a CDS encoding TonB-dependent receptor: protein MKTRIKLIGFILLLGLNFQGMGQHRSHGEPLRKGRISLKLTVRDSHNRNAVEYATLLLKKGKNRQFSGITDEKGSHTFLSIPKGDYELTVTSLGYKSRTIDLHARRDTTLTILLLSNDIAMQDVVVTAYESRGATSASRIDRKAMEHLQPSSFTDLVELLPGNVSKDPSMGSANLIKLREAGGTGPSDYDVTSFGTSFVIDGVPLNNDANMQYISNSWETGRNTTGKGIDMRSISTDDIAKVEIVRGIPSVEYGDLTSGLVNIERKKGGNDLEARFKADMQSQLFYVGKGIELTDKQFTLNTGIDYLDSKIDPRNNRENFKRVTGSIRAEKRWTNDHWRWTFNSNLNYRGTFENDKNDPDLTPSGAIDSYESSNNALSLAGTLSLNNRKKGFFRSLSLTASASGSWDNIHQEKTVVPSKLSVVPTATQPGVHDAEILPSTYLASLDVNGNPFNAFVKAIATFNYNYRNWFNIIKVGGDWRMNKNYGEGQLYDMRRPISIDMTTRPRPFNDIPAEHNLAFFIEEASKLRLGKHRIDITAGLRSASLSNLDNRYVLDGKIYLDPRVNAKWALPRIGERKPLSIELSGGVGWHTKMPDISKLYPDLFYYDLIQLNFFSNENPAVNRMNVRTFVDDLTNYNLKAARNMKWEVRADFSIDDHRLLVTYFREKMTSGFRQGKSYTRYIYNRYSTEGLDPSTMTGPPDLADLTFTPDTILKVQSVHTNGSRILKEGVEFQYSSKRFPIIRTRLTVNGAWFRTTYNNSQPVYKRPSVVIDGRQIRYIGLYNEDDGYIRESFNTNFTFDTDIPRLKLGFSTSIQCMWFTSSQSMWESGVPIAYVNMEGELLPYTDAERNDMILQHLVEPHYENNFKKRTIPIDANINIKVTKKICRDKIALALYVNRLVSYHPDYTLFGNTIRRTSNPYFGMEINFRL from the coding sequence GTGAAAACGAGAATAAAGCTCATAGGATTTATCTTACTACTTGGCTTGAATTTTCAAGGCATGGGACAGCATCGTTCTCATGGAGAACCTCTACGGAAGGGACGCATCAGTCTGAAATTGACCGTACGCGATTCCCACAATCGTAACGCCGTAGAGTATGCCACTCTTTTATTGAAAAAGGGTAAAAATCGGCAATTCTCAGGTATCACCGACGAAAAAGGTTCTCACACCTTCTTATCCATTCCGAAAGGAGACTATGAACTGACCGTCACTTCCTTAGGTTACAAATCCCGGACAATCGACCTGCATGCTCGCAGAGATACGACTTTGACAATCTTACTCTTGTCGAACGATATCGCCATGCAAGACGTGGTGGTGACAGCCTACGAATCGCGAGGAGCAACCAGTGCATCGCGTATCGACCGAAAAGCGATGGAGCATCTGCAACCGTCGAGCTTTACCGATTTGGTAGAACTGTTGCCGGGAAACGTCTCGAAGGATCCCTCTATGGGCTCGGCCAACCTGATAAAACTACGCGAAGCCGGTGGGACAGGGCCGAGCGACTACGACGTGACCTCGTTCGGGACTTCGTTCGTTATCGACGGTGTCCCCCTCAACAACGATGCCAATATGCAGTATATCTCCAACAGTTGGGAAACGGGACGTAATACGACCGGCAAAGGGATAGACATGCGTTCCATCTCCACCGACGACATCGCCAAAGTAGAAATCGTGAGGGGAATCCCTTCGGTAGAATACGGCGACCTCACCAGCGGACTGGTCAACATAGAACGGAAAAAGGGAGGGAACGATCTCGAAGCCCGTTTCAAAGCCGACATGCAAAGCCAACTGTTTTATGTGGGGAAAGGGATAGAACTGACGGATAAACAATTTACGCTCAATACGGGTATCGACTACCTCGATTCGAAAATAGACCCTCGCAACAACCGAGAAAACTTCAAACGGGTGACCGGCTCGATACGGGCCGAAAAACGATGGACGAACGATCATTGGCGATGGACTTTCAACTCCAATCTGAATTACCGGGGGACTTTCGAAAATGACAAAAACGATCCCGACCTCACTCCGTCGGGGGCAATAGACTCTTACGAATCGTCGAACAACGCCCTCTCCCTCGCCGGAACCCTATCGCTCAACAATCGCAAAAAGGGATTTTTCCGATCGCTTTCCTTGACGGCATCGGCCAGCGGTTCGTGGGACAATATCCACCAAGAAAAAACCGTCGTGCCCAGCAAATTGTCGGTCGTGCCCACGGCCACGCAACCGGGCGTACACGACGCCGAGATTCTGCCTTCGACCTATCTCGCATCGCTCGACGTGAACGGCAACCCGTTCAACGCATTCGTCAAAGCGATCGCCACATTCAACTACAATTACCGCAACTGGTTCAATATCATCAAGGTCGGAGGAGACTGGCGCATGAATAAAAACTACGGCGAAGGACAACTCTACGACATGAGGCGTCCCATCAGCATCGATATGACCACCCGTCCCCGACCGTTCAACGACATACCGGCCGAGCACAATCTCGCCTTTTTCATCGAGGAAGCCTCGAAGTTGCGATTGGGAAAACACCGCATCGACATTACCGCCGGCCTACGCAGCGCATCGCTGTCAAATCTCGATAACCGTTACGTCCTCGACGGAAAAATCTATCTCGACCCTCGTGTAAACGCAAAATGGGCATTGCCGCGTATCGGCGAGAGAAAGCCGTTGAGCATAGAACTATCGGGCGGAGTAGGCTGGCACACCAAAATGCCCGACATTTCGAAACTTTATCCCGACCTTTTTTACTACGACCTTATACAGCTCAATTTCTTTTCGAACGAAAATCCGGCAGTCAATCGCATGAACGTCCGCACATTTGTCGACGACCTGACCAACTACAACCTGAAAGCCGCCCGAAACATGAAATGGGAAGTGCGCGCCGATTTTTCGATAGACGACCACCGGTTATTGGTAACCTACTTCCGGGAAAAAATGACTTCGGGATTCCGGCAGGGAAAATCCTACACCCGGTATATTTATAACCGATACAGTACCGAGGGGCTGGACCCATCGACGATGACAGGGCCGCCCGACCTCGCCGACCTGACGTTTACCCCCGACACGATACTGAAAGTACAAAGCGTCCACACCAACGGAAGCCGAATTTTGAAAGAGGGCGTGGAATTTCAATACTCCTCGAAACGATTTCCGATAATCCGCACGAGACTGACGGTAAACGGAGCGTGGTTCCGCACGACCTATAACAACAGCCAGCCGGTGTACAAACGTCCCTCTGTCGTTATCGACGGTCGACAAATCAGATACATAGGACTTTACAACGAGGACGACGGTTATATTCGAGAAAGTTTCAATACCAACTTTACATTCGACACCGATATACCGCGGCTCAAACTGGGATTCTCCACATCTATTCAGTGTATGTGGTTCACATCGAGCCAAAGCATGTGGGAAAGCGGGGTTCCCATCGCCTACGTCAATATGGAGGGCGAACTCCTTCCCTACACCGATGCCGAACGAAACGACATGATATTGCAACACTTGGTGGAACCGCACTATGAAAACAACTTCAAAAAACGTACGATTCCCATCGATGCCAATATAAATATCAAGGTCACGAAGAAAATATGCCGGGATAAAATCGCACTGGCCTTATACGTCAATCGGTTGGTAAGCTATCACCCCGATTACACGTTGTTCGGGAACACAATCCGCCGGACTTCCAACCCCTACTTCGGCATGGAAATCAATTTCAGATTATAG
- a CDS encoding WG repeat-containing protein, producing MKYYIELFTLLLFVGCIPNRCYTIYQIDNGEDYLQDGMRRIVDRQGRIGYVNEKGAIIIKPQFAFGFPFKDGRAKVTNRGEKKVVPNSKGEYHYWESDKWFYIDKRGVSLPQFSVMEWIPTQVVDDKENRQYRIGFIGLARWFYLPYDNSNDWIIVKIKEAIENISMIEVTLLNTNTIIDVQHSYKEWPNSLLINNPSL from the coding sequence ATGAAATATTACATTGAGCTTTTTACCTTATTGTTATTTGTCGGATGTATACCAAATAGATGCTATACAATCTATCAAATCGATAACGGTGAAGACTATCTACAAGACGGAATGCGCCGCATTGTAGACAGGCAAGGGCGTATAGGGTATGTAAATGAAAAGGGTGCAATTATCATCAAACCTCAATTTGCTTTTGGTTTTCCTTTTAAAGACGGACGTGCAAAGGTTACAAATAGAGGAGAAAAAAAAGTAGTACCAAATTCAAAAGGAGAATATCATTATTGGGAAAGTGATAAATGGTTCTATATAGACAAGAGGGGAGTATCACTTCCTCAATTTAGCGTTATGGAATGGATCCCGACGCAAGTTGTAGATGATAAAGAAAATAGACAATATCGGATTGGTTTTATAGGATTGGCCAGATGGTTCTATTTACCTTATGACAACTCTAACGATTGGATAATAGTAAAGATAAAGGAGGCCATCGAAAATATTTCGATGATAGAAGTCACACTGTTAAACACAAATACCATTATTGACGTTCAACACAGCTATAAAGAATGGCCAAACAGCCTTCTTATAAATAATCCCTCACTATAA
- a CDS encoding PepSY-associated TM helix domain-containing protein codes for MSKEKRISGKFRKWCHILHRDLSFFFAGVILIYAFSGIMLNHKRDFNSDYSITQKEYRIAGNFPKAKADFSKAYVLDLLDDLGERNNYTQHYFPKENTMKVFIKGGSSLTVNTETGEAYYESVKKRPILSSLNRLHYNPNRNWTIFSDIFAVSLIVITLTGLVMLKGRKGFWGRGGIEFAAGILIPLAFILL; via the coding sequence ATGTCGAAAGAAAAACGTATATCGGGGAAATTCAGAAAATGGTGTCACATTCTGCATAGGGATCTCTCGTTCTTTTTTGCAGGAGTCATTCTCATTTATGCTTTCTCTGGCATCATGCTGAACCACAAACGCGACTTTAACTCCGATTACAGTATCACACAGAAAGAATACCGAATCGCAGGGAATTTTCCGAAAGCGAAAGCAGACTTTTCCAAAGCGTACGTGCTCGATTTGCTCGATGACTTGGGTGAGCGTAACAACTATACCCAACATTATTTCCCGAAAGAGAACACCATGAAGGTGTTTATCAAAGGCGGCTCGTCGCTGACAGTGAACACCGAAACGGGGGAGGCTTATTACGAATCGGTGAAAAAACGCCCTATATTGAGCAGTCTCAACCGATTGCACTACAACCCGAACCGGAACTGGACGATCTTCTCGGACATTTTTGCCGTGTCGCTCATCGTCATCACCCTCACGGGGCTTGTCATGCTTAAAGGGCGTAAAGGCTTCTGGGGACGGGGCGGTATAGAATTTGCCGCAGGCATACTCATTCCTCTGGCATTCATTTTACTGTAA
- the trxA gene encoding thioredoxin — protein MRIKHVIGIAFTCMVFIFSCQAQSSTESHAGKNKQEQKIKPRHLTKAEFLSKVANYEKTPDKWEYLGSKPCIIDFYATWCGPCRKLAPILEEIAGEYAGKIDVYKIDVDKEPELAAAFGVQSIPTLLFCPMKNQPQIAAGFMDKATLQKAIKEVLLVK, from the coding sequence ATGAGAATAAAACATGTAATAGGAATAGCCTTCACCTGCATGGTGTTCATCTTTTCGTGCCAAGCCCAAAGCTCCACCGAGAGTCATGCAGGAAAAAACAAGCAAGAACAGAAAATCAAGCCCCGCCACTTGACCAAAGCGGAATTTCTCTCGAAAGTGGCGAACTATGAGAAAACGCCCGACAAGTGGGAGTACTTGGGCTCGAAGCCTTGCATTATCGATTTTTACGCTACATGGTGCGGGCCTTGCCGAAAGTTGGCTCCGATATTGGAGGAGATTGCCGGAGAATATGCCGGGAAAATCGATGTCTATAAAATAGATGTGGATAAAGAACCTGAACTTGCCGCCGCCTTCGGTGTACAGAGTATCCCTACATTACTATTTTGTCCGATGAAGAATCAGCCGCAAATCGCTGCCGGATTCATGGATAAAGCGACCTTACAGAAGGCTATCAAAGAGGTACTGCTCGTAAAATAA
- a CDS encoding DUF4876 domain-containing protein: MKLKRFFSFLLFATVITAFTACDEDEDTSVPVDVTLNFTAPSDTITSFTWAEGKATFTDLNRGKEYELDLSQSSVITLSSGLYNITVEGAIASTSGEILCNVRSTKDNVQISAPSTSIALELSIYTPSNSLILKEIYVTGTANDKGTSSLYDKYFVIYNNSSETVYADGVALLESTFGTTEKYQYNDNPQPMTTTFTAAAIYVIPGNGTEHPLAPGEQLVLADQGYDFTQTKADAIDLSIADFEWYDETEKGMDPDIAEVPNLDKWYSYSATIWMPNNQANRAYAIARMGVSKDEFLANYYKEYHYTATNGKEMTKKGYDVPVAWVLDAVNLGNTGFERIATPAVLDRSYATTGIAGTDKTRFGRSFIRKVASSTGSYTVYQDTDDSANDFTFTTPSLKK; encoded by the coding sequence ATGAAACTGAAAAGATTTTTTTCATTCCTGTTGTTCGCCACTGTAATCACGGCGTTCACCGCTTGCGACGAAGACGAAGACACTTCCGTTCCCGTCGACGTAACCCTCAACTTTACGGCTCCGTCGGACACGATCACCTCGTTCACATGGGCCGAAGGCAAGGCCACTTTCACAGACCTCAACCGTGGGAAAGAATACGAGCTCGACCTGTCCCAAAGTTCCGTCATCACACTTTCTTCGGGACTTTATAACATCACGGTCGAAGGAGCCATAGCCAGTACTTCGGGCGAAATCCTCTGCAATGTACGCAGCACGAAAGACAACGTACAAATCTCTGCCCCATCGACTTCGATCGCTTTGGAGCTATCGATCTACACCCCGAGCAACTCCCTTATTCTCAAAGAGATTTATGTAACGGGGACAGCCAATGATAAAGGGACTTCCAGTCTCTATGACAAATACTTCGTCATCTACAACAACAGCAGCGAAACCGTCTATGCCGACGGAGTGGCCTTGCTCGAAAGCACTTTCGGGACGACCGAGAAATACCAATACAACGACAACCCGCAACCGATGACGACCACGTTTACCGCAGCCGCCATCTATGTCATTCCGGGTAACGGTACGGAACACCCTCTCGCTCCGGGCGAACAACTCGTTCTCGCAGATCAAGGCTACGATTTCACACAGACCAAAGCCGATGCCATCGATTTGTCGATCGCCGATTTCGAATGGTATGACGAAACCGAAAAAGGCATGGACCCGGATATAGCCGAAGTTCCCAATCTCGACAAATGGTATAGCTACTCGGCTACCATCTGGATGCCCAACAACCAAGCAAACCGCGCTTACGCTATCGCCCGCATGGGAGTGTCGAAAGACGAATTCCTCGCCAACTATTACAAAGAATATCATTATACGGCCACGAACGGTAAAGAGATGACCAAAAAGGGTTATGACGTACCGGTAGCATGGGTTCTCGATGCCGTCAATCTGGGAAATACCGGCTTCGAAAGAATCGCTACCCCCGCAGTGCTCGACCGCAGTTATGCTACTACCGGAATCGCCGGGACAGACAAAACCCGTTTCGGACGGTCATTTATCCGCAAAGTAGCTTCTTCCACAGGCAGCTATACGGTTTACCAAGATACCGACGACTCGGCCAACGATTTCACCTTTACGACTCCATCGTTGAAGAAATAA
- a CDS encoding 3'-5' exonuclease, giving the protein MKNFVAIDFETANYEPTSICSVGLVVVRGGEITQRMHRLVCPEPDYYIRRFSEQVHGIYPADTCGAPTFDAVWSEIVPWVEGLPFVAHNKAFDERVLRAACRMYGIDYTYGTFLCTLRQARRVIPRTSIANYRLPTVCAYLGIPFDRHHYALADAEGCARIALRLWGDEE; this is encoded by the coding sequence ATGAAAAATTTTGTCGCCATAGATTTCGAAACCGCCAATTACGAGCCTACGAGTATTTGTTCAGTGGGGCTTGTGGTCGTTCGTGGCGGGGAAATAACGCAACGCATGCATCGGTTGGTTTGTCCCGAACCCGATTACTATATCCGCCGTTTTTCCGAACAAGTACACGGCATCTATCCGGCCGATACCTGCGGGGCTCCCACGTTCGACGCGGTATGGAGCGAAATCGTTCCGTGGGTCGAGGGGCTACCTTTCGTCGCCCATAACAAGGCTTTCGACGAACGGGTGCTTCGGGCTGCCTGTCGCATGTATGGCATCGATTATACCTACGGGACATTTCTCTGTACCCTCCGACAGGCGCGTCGGGTTATTCCCCGCACGTCCATTGCCAATTACCGGCTACCCACGGTTTGTGCCTATTTGGGTATTCCCTTCGACCGCCATCACTATGCACTTGCCGATGCCGAAGGCTGTGCGCGCATTGCCCTCCGTTTGTGGGGAGACGAAGAATAA
- a CDS encoding DUF4857 domain-containing protein — protein sequence MKKFSKIFFYLTAVVLLSWLLPWLLQFAASKPGNDPFTLYSCVTKRFAYIQSSKDNGVKRYDANGTEYTVAQFDSILPTFYYRQLFSKDRLPDTINGKEVTPKIIAHGNFTFKQSARDVNVTKPALNMIMESMPDRIDLENPIEAFRTTDRITFIDMRDNTVNEKKSALFDKVMKQKGFEFPMRTLSGNPTNRKEYDEGYLMVDNNHRVFHVKQTKGLPYVRETGVAPELGIEHVAITEFSNRKTLGLLTDKDNNLYVLNRDYTLHKLPIDKYDPKTNTLTIMGDIFYWTLKISDEKGVTTYAVDADSYAFADSLRYDYPETALDKWSKYIFPFELSFTSYDDQWVKPRVSMGSCWVLILNFVLAALLYFTACKGSTCSRRQKFITTVATMILGIYLFIPLLVCKRA from the coding sequence ATGAAAAAATTCAGCAAAATATTTTTCTACCTGACGGCAGTCGTCCTATTGTCGTGGTTATTGCCGTGGCTTTTGCAATTCGCAGCCTCCAAACCGGGAAACGATCCTTTCACGTTGTACAGTTGCGTAACCAAACGGTTCGCATACATACAATCGAGCAAGGATAACGGAGTAAAACGCTACGACGCGAACGGAACGGAATATACGGTAGCACAATTCGACTCCATATTGCCTACCTTTTATTACAGACAGCTGTTCTCGAAAGACCGGCTGCCCGACACAATCAACGGGAAAGAGGTGACCCCGAAAATCATCGCTCACGGAAATTTCACATTCAAGCAGTCGGCCCGAGACGTGAATGTGACGAAGCCCGCATTGAACATGATTATGGAATCGATGCCGGACCGGATCGACCTCGAAAACCCCATCGAAGCTTTCCGCACGACCGATCGTATCACTTTCATCGATATGCGGGACAACACGGTCAACGAAAAAAAATCGGCTTTGTTCGACAAAGTCATGAAACAAAAAGGGTTTGAATTTCCCATGCGAACCTTGTCGGGAAACCCGACGAACCGGAAAGAGTATGACGAGGGGTATCTGATGGTAGACAACAACCACCGAGTATTCCATGTGAAACAAACCAAAGGACTGCCCTACGTGCGTGAAACGGGTGTGGCTCCCGAATTGGGTATCGAGCATGTAGCCATCACCGAATTCAGCAACCGCAAAACTCTGGGATTGTTAACGGACAAAGATAACAACCTATATGTATTGAACCGGGATTACACGTTGCACAAATTGCCGATAGACAAATACGACCCCAAGACCAACACCCTGACCATCATGGGCGATATCTTCTACTGGACCCTAAAAATAAGCGACGAAAAGGGCGTGACCACATACGCCGTCGACGCTGACAGTTATGCTTTCGCCGACAGCCTGCGCTATGACTACCCGGAGACTGCTCTCGACAAATGGTCGAAATATATTTTCCCGTTCGAACTGTCGTTCACATCTTACGACGACCAATGGGTAAAACCGCGTGTGAGCATGGGATCGTGCTGGGTACTGATTTTGAACTTCGTTTTGGCCGCTTTGCTTTATTTTACAGCATGTAAAGGTAGCACATGTAGCCGCCGTCAAAAATTCATAACGACCGTAGCGACCATGATATTGGGCATATATCTGTTTATTCCGCTACTGGTTTGCAAACGGGCATAA
- a CDS encoding DUF6850 family outer membrane beta-barrel protein yields MKIRFCSFLTIALFLLPALQGAERDSLSLLRTIAEYEALSAKWIETVYTNPATRYYQHCTSLTRISLNGVYGKEDEAALLQAGDGYLKGAADVSSWIKLSDRTRLWGNARYTTGKETGVVWNETADFELLYPYVMADSIGGDLSLQEYAFTGGYSGRAGKFTWGIEGSYRAALEYRNRDPRPKNIVSDLDFAGGGSVRLDKYVVGISVMAQIYSQDNTLDFYAPLGSAYIYTMTGLGTTSVRFGKGDVTDTNYKGYGYGAGIQLLPTQGRKGIYAAANYRKYSVTQHLDGYNNLPLTVLDRTLLDMTAGYSTKQDMHTVGIQVKGVLYNRKGTENTFGSAAGNNYDQIGSTTPYTSDQMKIQGELLYGIKAGKNFKGYIRPYYLWFHTDIRQKEKEHRLKINSSEYGLKIDASGIFEKSLLSLSGNIGIRTGGNGELSIPNVQKDCVREMLEHNFVLLKTRRTNYGIELKWSRIFSGWALSVAADWQQSHYEKHGTANYAGVNIGFNF; encoded by the coding sequence ATGAAAATACGTTTCTGTTCTTTTCTAACCATAGCACTCTTTCTGCTCCCTGCTTTGCAGGGGGCGGAAAGAGACTCTTTGTCTTTGCTTCGCACGATTGCCGAGTATGAAGCCTTGTCTGCGAAATGGATAGAAACGGTTTATACCAACCCAGCCACCCGATATTACCAGCATTGTACTTCTCTGACCCGTATCTCCTTAAACGGGGTTTACGGAAAAGAAGACGAAGCTGCCCTCTTGCAAGCCGGCGACGGTTATCTGAAAGGAGCAGCCGACGTATCGTCGTGGATAAAGCTGAGCGATCGCACCCGCCTATGGGGTAACGCCCGCTATACAACCGGAAAAGAAACCGGTGTCGTATGGAACGAAACAGCAGACTTCGAACTGCTCTACCCCTACGTCATGGCCGATTCCATCGGGGGAGACCTTTCCCTGCAAGAATATGCCTTCACGGGAGGATATTCGGGTCGAGCCGGAAAATTCACATGGGGTATCGAAGGGAGCTACCGTGCCGCACTGGAATATCGTAACCGGGATCCTCGTCCGAAGAACATCGTCTCGGACCTCGATTTTGCCGGCGGAGGTTCCGTGCGATTGGATAAATATGTCGTGGGAATATCGGTCATGGCACAAATATACAGCCAAGACAACACGCTCGACTTTTATGCCCCGCTGGGTAGCGCCTATATCTATACGATGACCGGGCTGGGAACGACCTCGGTACGATTCGGGAAAGGCGACGTCACCGATACGAACTACAAGGGCTACGGTTACGGAGCCGGCATTCAACTGCTTCCCACACAAGGAAGGAAGGGCATATACGCCGCAGCGAACTACCGCAAATATAGCGTGACCCAACATCTCGACGGGTACAACAACCTGCCTTTAACCGTACTCGACCGCACTCTGCTCGATATGACCGCCGGATATTCGACAAAGCAGGACATGCACACAGTCGGGATTCAAGTAAAAGGAGTACTCTATAACCGTAAAGGGACAGAGAACACCTTCGGCAGTGCCGCCGGCAATAATTACGACCAAATAGGCAGCACGACCCCGTACACCTCCGACCAAATGAAAATACAAGGTGAATTGCTGTACGGCATAAAGGCCGGGAAAAATTTTAAAGGGTACATTCGCCCCTATTACCTGTGGTTTCACACCGACATTCGTCAAAAAGAGAAAGAGCATAGGCTAAAAATCAACAGCAGCGAATATGGACTGAAAATAGATGCAAGCGGCATATTCGAAAAATCTCTACTATCTTTATCGGGAAACATAGGAATTCGAACCGGCGGCAATGGGGAATTGTCCATACCGAACGTACAGAAAGACTGCGTGCGTGAAATGCTGGAACATAATTTCGTCCTGTTGAAGACCCGACGAACAAACTACGGAATAGAATTGAAATGGAGCCGAATATTCTCGGGCTGGGCTTTATCGGTCGCCGCCGACTGGCAGCAGAGCCATTACGAAAAGCACGGCACGGCCAACTATGCCGGAGTAAATATAGGATTTAATTTCTGA
- a CDS encoding ABC transporter ATP-binding protein: METIIKCSNLTHYYGSRKIYEDLNFEVPKGRILGLLGKNGTGKTTTINILMGYLKPRSGECRIFGEDIQRMQPVTRERIALLIENHVQYTFMNIEQIERFYSAFYPKWNKEAYYELMRKLKVAPKQKISRMSCGQRSQVALGLILAQNADLLVLDDFSIGLDPGYRRLFTEYLREYAKAEEKTIFLTSHIIQDMERLVDDCIIMDYGRILIQKPVKELLDTFTRYTFKTSSPDKLPHDPSLYSTAAIRDSAETYSFENEERIKQILQEQSIPYTDFKSEKMNLEDVFIGLTGKY; this comes from the coding sequence ATGGAAACAATCATCAAATGCTCGAACCTCACCCATTACTACGGGTCGAGAAAAATATACGAAGACCTCAACTTCGAAGTCCCCAAAGGGAGGATTTTGGGGTTGCTGGGGAAAAACGGTACAGGGAAAACGACCACGATCAATATTTTAATGGGTTACTTGAAACCCCGCTCGGGCGAATGCCGTATCTTCGGAGAAGACATACAGCGAATGCAGCCGGTGACCCGCGAGCGTATCGCCCTGCTCATCGAGAACCATGTGCAATACACGTTCATGAATATCGAACAGATAGAGCGATTTTACTCGGCTTTTTATCCGAAATGGAACAAAGAAGCCTATTATGAACTCATGCGCAAACTGAAAGTCGCGCCGAAACAAAAAATCTCCCGCATGTCATGCGGACAAAGGTCGCAGGTGGCTCTGGGTCTCATTCTCGCCCAAAACGCCGATTTGCTGGTACTCGACGATTTCTCGATAGGACTCGACCCCGGCTACCGCCGACTCTTCACAGAGTATCTGCGCGAATACGCCAAAGCCGAAGAAAAGACCATCTTCCTTACCTCGCACATCATACAGGACATGGAACGGCTGGTCGACGACTGTATCATCATGGATTACGGCCGCATATTGATTCAGAAGCCTGTAAAGGAATTGCTCGACACCTTCACACGCTATACCTTCAAAACATCGTCGCCCGACAAGCTCCCCCACGACCCGTCGTTATACAGCACGGCGGCCATACGGGATTCTGCCGAGACCTACTCGTTCGAAAACGAAGAACGTATCAAACAGATATTGCAAGAGCAATCGATACCCTATACCGATTTCAAATCCGAGAAAATGAATCTGGAAGATGTTTTCATCGGATTGACCGGAAAATACTAA
- a CDS encoding 5'-methylthioadenosine/adenosylhomocysteine nucleosidase: MKIGIIVAMQSELECVRCLLENPREEQHGSSLFIIGTNGKHELILTQSGIGKVSSAIRTYELIDRYAPDCILNTGVAGGIDRSMHVMDIVVGSEIVYHDVWCGEDCAWGQIDGLPARFHSDPALVEKALKVSTDLSLYKGLVCSGDRFITDPAELSQIKGLFPEGMAVDMESGSIAQVCYLRHIPFLSFRIISDTPGVDGHIDQYNNFWENAPHRSFEILTQLINVL; this comes from the coding sequence ATGAAAATAGGTATTATCGTAGCCATGCAAAGCGAATTGGAATGCGTTCGCTGTTTACTCGAAAATCCTCGGGAAGAGCAGCACGGTTCGTCTCTGTTCATTATCGGCACGAATGGGAAACATGAACTGATTCTGACACAAAGCGGAATAGGGAAAGTATCGTCGGCCATACGGACTTACGAACTGATAGACCGATATGCTCCCGACTGCATACTGAACACCGGTGTCGCCGGAGGTATAGACCGATCGATGCATGTCATGGATATAGTGGTGGGCAGCGAAATCGTTTACCACGACGTTTGGTGCGGAGAAGACTGTGCATGGGGGCAGATAGACGGACTTCCCGCCCGGTTCCACAGCGACCCGGCATTGGTGGAAAAGGCTTTGAAAGTATCGACCGACTTGTCTCTCTATAAGGGATTGGTTTGCAGCGGCGACCGTTTTATCACCGATCCGGCGGAACTTTCGCAAATCAAAGGGCTTTTCCCCGAGGGCATGGCCGTAGATATGGAATCGGGGTCTATCGCACAAGTATGTTACTTACGTCACATTCCTTTCCTGAGTTTCCGTATCATTAGCGATACACCGGGTGTCGACGGCCATATAGACCAGTATAACAATTTCTGGGAAAATGCGCCTCATCGTTCTTTCGAGATTTTAACCCAACTCATCAATGTGTTGTAA